The proteins below come from a single Mugil cephalus isolate CIBA_MC_2020 chromosome 7, CIBA_Mcephalus_1.1, whole genome shotgun sequence genomic window:
- the znf830 gene encoding zinc finger protein 830, producing the protein MATSKKGKKVVNQEELRRLMREKQRQATEKKRVESPFAKYNSLGHLSCVLCNVQVKSELLWPAHVLGKQHKEKVAELKGAKSQPVAAESQAVKRKAPGNEDVNGKRGKPSSVADQSPSGLPGDVFKKPTERAPVSTQKSAGLSMLAGVYDDNDNDDDDENAEAGTTKPPQQKTETAGLPDDFFDSSIPSTPAISHSGSILKADVQEKVTEKKDNTAEALPEGFFDDPVRDAKVRNVDAPKDQMDKEWEEFQKEIRQVNTKSEAIVAEDDEEGRLERQIDEIDEQIECYKRVELLRDKRDLVKSKMPRKEEKMETDDSIVEEEEDEEELLGLLSQDWRAKGALS; encoded by the coding sequence ATGGCAACATCTAAGAAGGGGAAGAAAGTTGTGAACCAAGAGGAGCTCCGACGGTTGAtgagggaaaaacaaagacaggcaACCGAGAAGAAGCGCGTCGAGTCTCCTTTTGCCAAATACAACAGTCTCGGGCATCTCAGCTGCGTCTTGTGCAATGTGCAGGTGAAGTCTGAACTACTGTGGCCTGCTCATGTTCTTGGTAAACAACACAAGGAGAAGGTTGCTGAGCTGAAAGGTGCAAAGAGTCAGCCCGTGGCAGCAGAGAGTCAAGCGGTAAAGAGGAAAGCACCAGGCAACGAGGATGTTAACGGGAAACGGGGTAAACCATCGTCGGTTGCAGATCAGTCTCCTTCGGGGTTGCCAGGAGATGTCTTTAAAAAACCCACCGAAAGGGCACCCGTTTCCACCCAAAAGTCTGCAGGTTTGAGTATGCTGGCTGGAGtttatgatgataatgataacgACGATGACGATGAAAATGCTGAGGCGGGAACCACAAAGCCCCCTCAGCAAAAGACTGAAACTGCGGGATTACCAGATGACTTCTTTGACAGCTCCATCCCATCCACGCCTGCAATTTCGCATTCAGGCTCCATCCTCAAAGCAGATGTGCAGGAGAAAGTCACCgaaaagaaagacaacacaGCCGAAGCTCTTCCCGAGGGTTTCTTCGACGATCCAGTCAGAGATGCCAAAGTGCGCAACGTCGACGCACCCAAGGATCAAATGGACAAAGAGTGGGAAGAGTTTCAGAAGGAGATACGACAGGTGAACACGAAATCAGAGGCCATTGTGGcagaggacgacgaggagggGCGCCTTGAACGTCAGATTGACGAGATTGATGAACAAATTGAGTGTTATAAGAGGGTGGAACTACTGAGAGACAAGCGGGATCTGGTGAAAAGCAAGATGcccagaaaagaagaaaaaatggagACTGATGACAGTattgtggaggaagaggaggatgaagaggaattGTTGGGGCTTTTGTCCCAGGACTGGAGGGCTAAAGGGGCTCTGTCTTAA
- the efcab14 gene encoding EF-hand calcium-binding domain-containing protein 14, which produces MKKRKELNALIGLGDSKRKKTKKGSGHRLLRTEPPDSESDSSSEDDDFNNLNSGAGFGKRSYAQCCNVCYPLFLFIILAACVMACAGLIWMQIALKEDLDALKEKLHSMESSQKVSSSEIPKLSEDLKNMERKLDDIENGEKGLDKLWSNLTEINRKISLLDSAVAHLKANLKSAADLISLPTTVEELQKSVATIGSTLTSVQHDVKTMQTSLESQKKDEEEKKTMDITDLRKAMTEANKTEEQHHTWTDEQIHILLSTVADLHQRVATLENGSKQNTYDGETPVTTSSESPATETMEETTTTKATPVQEISTALTQQQTSRRPRFLSPNRSKRNVQTKCPNRVSLPGVSSVKDLEDIFQQAGVGRDSLGLTYQDLRKVFGISTPRGPTMECFDNDRDRRYSLMELRSAVGL; this is translated from the exons atgaagaagaggaaggagctCAATGCCTTGATCGGGCTCGGGGACAGCAAGAGAAAGAAGACCAAAAAGGGGTCCGGTCACCGGCTTCTCCGAACCGAGCCGCCGGACTCGGAGTCCGATTCCAGCTCGGAAGACGACGACTTCAACAACCTGAACAGTGGAGCTGGCTTTGGCAA AAGAAGCTACGCGCAGTGCTGCAACGTGTGCTACCCCTTATTTCTGTTCATCATACTAGCTGCTTGTGTCATGGCCTGTGCTGGACTAATATGGATGCAGATTGCTCTAAAAGAAGACCTAGACGCACTGAAAGAAAAGCTGCACAGCA TGGAATCCAGTCAGAAGGTGTCATCAAGTGAAATACCAAAACTAAGCGAGGACCTGAAAAACATGGAGAGAAAGCTTGATGACATTGAGAATGGAGAAAAGGGATTGGACAAGCTCTGGTCTAATCTTACAGAAATAAACCGGAAG ATCAGTTTACTGGACTCAGCTGTTGCCCATTTGAAGGCCAACTTGAAATCAGCAGCTGATTTGATCAGCCTTCCCACAACAGTCGAAGAGCTTCAAAAG AGTGTTGCCACAATCGGCAGCACGCTCACAAGTGTCCAACACGATGTAAAGACTATGCAGACTTCCCTTGAAAGTCAGaagaaagatgaggaagagaagaagacaaTG GACATAACGGACCTGAGAAAAGCCATGACTGAGGCTAAcaagacagaggagcagcacCACACATGGACTGATGAGCAGATCCACATTCTGCTCTCTACAGTCGCAGATCTTCATCAGAGAGTGGCCACATTGGAGAATGGCTCAAAACAAAAC acCTATGATGGAGAAACTCCAGTGACGACGAGCAGCGAAAGTCCAGCAACCGAGACAATGGAAGAAACTACTACAACCAAAGCCACACCTGTGCAGG AGATTTCCACGGCACTGACGCAGCAGCAGACAAGCAGACGTCCTCGCTTCTTATCTCCAAACCGTTCGAAGAGAAATGTTCAAACAAAATGCCCAAACAGGGTGTCCCTGCCTGGTGTCAGTTCTGTGAAAG ACTTGGAAGACATCTTTCAGCAGGCAGGTGTTGGACGTGACTCACTCGGATTGACCTACCAAGACCTGAGGAAAGTATTTGGAATATCAACTCCCAGAGGGCCCACGATGGAGTGTTTTGACAATGACAGGGACCGGAGGTACTCCCTGATGGAACTCAGATCTGCCGTAGGTTTGTGA